The Campylobacter concisus genome has a window encoding:
- a CDS encoding nicotinate phosphoribosyltransferase: MNELELKMQGKIDRLTDKTFKLDPRIGEGYFTAKYFLKVNEIIKQNLPDQHVTMQFFQRRNDIVLCGIDEVLAVINKFAKNSSELEIYALNDGDIINANEPVLKISGKYENFGFLENVIDATLTRRSCVATNSRDVIRAANGKDVFSMADRQDDICTQPGDGYASFVGGIKKVATDAQGELTGLKGGGTMPHALIQMCGGDIVKASEIYAKTFKNEKITALVDYNNDVITDALKAANALKERLGAVRVDTSKNLIDKYFEGKDTSKFDPHGVCKELIFALREALDKAGFKYVKIVVSSGFSPKIIKEFEAYNTPVDTYGVGSYLVKNDICGFTGDLVELNGKNEAKFGRKNFASNRLKRVEF, from the coding sequence ATGAACGAACTTGAGCTAAAGATGCAAGGCAAGATAGATAGGCTAACAGACAAGACCTTTAAGCTAGATCCAAGGATTGGCGAGGGCTACTTTACTGCGAAATATTTTCTAAAAGTAAATGAGATAATTAAGCAAAATTTGCCAGATCAGCACGTGACGATGCAGTTTTTCCAAAGACGTAATGATATCGTGCTTTGTGGCATCGACGAGGTTTTAGCCGTCATCAATAAATTTGCCAAAAACTCAAGCGAGCTTGAAATTTACGCACTTAATGATGGCGATATCATAAACGCAAACGAGCCAGTTTTAAAGATAAGCGGTAAGTATGAAAATTTCGGCTTTTTAGAAAATGTGATTGATGCGACGCTTACTAGAAGAAGCTGCGTAGCGACAAACTCAAGAGATGTGATAAGAGCGGCAAACGGCAAAGACGTCTTTAGCATGGCGGATAGGCAAGATGACATCTGCACGCAACCAGGCGACGGCTATGCATCATTTGTAGGCGGCATCAAAAAGGTCGCCACAGATGCTCAGGGCGAGCTTACTGGGCTAAAAGGTGGTGGTACCATGCCTCATGCGCTTATTCAAATGTGTGGTGGGGATATAGTAAAAGCCTCAGAAATTTATGCTAAAACCTTTAAAAATGAGAAGATCACGGCCTTAGTGGACTATAACAACGACGTGATTACAGACGCATTAAAGGCTGCAAACGCCCTAAAAGAGAGGCTTGGCGCGGTTAGGGTTGATACTAGTAAAAATTTGATAGATAAATATTTTGAAGGCAAAGATACGAGCAAATTTGACCCACACGGTGTTTGCAAGGAGCTTATATTTGCTCTAAGAGAGGCGCTTGATAAAGCTGGCTTTAAATACGTTAAAATCGTCGTTAGCTCAGGCTTTAGCCCTAAAATTATAAAAGAATTTGAAGCTTATAATACGCCGGTTGATACTTATGGCGTGGGAAGTTATCTTGTTAAAAATGACATTTGTGGCTTTACAGGTGATCTAGTCGAGCTAAACGGCAAAAATGAGGCTAAATTTGGTAGGAAAAATTTCGCTTCAAATAGGCTAAAGAGAGTGGAATTTTAA